One Oncorhynchus keta strain PuntledgeMale-10-30-2019 chromosome 11, Oket_V2, whole genome shotgun sequence DNA window includes the following coding sequences:
- the LOC118390047 gene encoding uncharacterized protein LOC118390047 isoform X4, whose protein sequence is MPPRKKRENRGTDDCPRKRRRAQEEGNVVISDRDEDEDFRPTSSSRGERKREKESRTRSNEMTEEEMLDLAMRLSKQEASSAALRQRQEEEAVRKAIAESLYADSPTHPHSESSLGSGSPTQQCQNSPPEGESSIQPPRCKLSYPNHGVADREGACGGGVHVGMAPSDRRGKKEGSPLLDMPDLSQTQKVYSQSSPLSQASTSVPLPSSQEEGSSQRNLFRDCSAKAIESQDYNNSTKSDSQSQLRIKSPGFPSTTAPQANKPVLCLEKLSQDLLVDCQASGFLLKGHPSLTLPTKSQKSQSYQPKSPTFSNTPVFSKTERGVEPGQSSPSFPKSAMFSNCDSGEEEKEASPTIPKSLVFFKTDRGKAEEQRSPTSPKSTIFSKTERGPEEKETFSGSPVFPRTDQIRDQGPQSCVESVSATGDYEDGDRDDAVKSRDASECLPPCPRTTLSLNKRFVPIRKTAGVSDKVVDQEEREGESSQRTVNRISMPAKLAAEEDLNSEELTLALETQPMQELTSNMALRWSDDDEEENGPEKSAHSPSPVFPQENDLPQPSNQGLSPNTHDHRSPQHRHSPCLVPMKRTHNFEGAACEEGESQSKCIRKKFTFKGMYGAPSPSLLRQAAGRSQDEAKGGSTSSHQPLASSSRLSPPTDGQGYGGVVRYYWGVPFCPRGQNPDAYTQVILSQLEVYEKSLKEAQRGLLRKAGWGEPVLPGPPEKPFSRRGRLERRRAPRLLEEEERGGKRQEELVEVVEDDDDDEEEGEKRARQLSRWGVEGGGKRGRQEWKDCQDLFVSSPEQEEKSPSPVFHADTSQLILLQRRLGLRRKEERVAEKQPPDLLEEREEDENEEKMDDKEGGEKREEEEVDVRGLQVPETQLSDDSTQDLMVTSPAQPQPESQSLPQIQTFLSSPRPLEQCEEGMLVVGEEEGRRSSPVGIPAVGEDVQMEEDIPEPAFPRSPNMDCPMCMRLFPLTEIEMHAAYCDGTTGIMEEEMESHSQVSVKARRKRTRRGENIGEEQPSSSGSGKVVQGEKCFLCQQLFPLKYQFSKAAPRDGQSGDLLSALDQTEHIYSGTAEAKPCVTTVNNQQSGLIDDLDTAESGGRGDFSAPGFRGKVSPSLSVSE, encoded by the exons ATGCCTCCTCGGAAAAAGCGAGAGAACAGAGGCACGGATGATTGTCCCAGGAAACGACGACGAGCTCAGGAAGAGGGCAATGTCGTCATCTCAGACAGAGACGAG GATGAAGACTTCAGACCGACATCATCATCAAGAGGGGAGCGCAAACGGGAGAAGGAGAGTAGAACACGATCAAACG AGATGACCGAGGAGGAGATGCTGGACCTGGCCATGAGACTGAGTAAACAGGAGGCCAGCAGCGCTGCTCTCCGGCAACGACAGGAGGAAGAGGCCGTGAGGAAGGCCATCGCTGAAAGCCTCTAC GCAGACAGCCCTACTCACCCCCACTCAGAATCTTCGCTCGGGTCAGGGAGCCCTACACAACAATGTCAAAATTCTCctccagagggagagagcagcataCAGCCACCCAGGTGTAAACTCTCCTACCCTAACCATGGTGTGGCTGACAGGGAGGGAGCCTGCGGTGGAGGTGTTCATGTAGGGATGGCTCCCTCAGACAGGAGGGGGAAGAAGGAGGGAAGCCCATTACTAGATATGCCTGACCTGTCTCAGACCCAGAAGGTCTATTCCCAGTCCTCCCCCCTCAGCCAAGCTTCCACCTCAGTGCCTCTCCCATCCTCACAG GAAGAGGGGTCTTCTCAGAGGAACCTTTTCCGAGACTGCTCAGCCAAGGCAATTGAATCTCAGGACTACAACAACTCCACAAAGAGTGACTCCCAGTCCCAACTCAGGATCAAGTCCCCTGGTTTCCCTTCCACTACGGCTCCCCAAGCCAACAAACCTGTCCTGTGCCTGGAGAAGCTTAGCCAGGACCTCCTAGTAGACTGTCAGGCCTCTGGGTTCCTACTAAAGGGTCATCCCAGCTTAACACTTCCCACAAAGTCCCAGAAATCTCAATCTTATCAGCCCAAGAGCCCCACATTCTCCAATACCCCTGTGTTTTCcaaaacagagagaggtgtggaacCAGGCCAAAGTAGTCCCTCCTTTCCTAAAAGCGCCATGTTCTCTAATTGTGATTCAGGAGAGGAAGAAAAAGAGGCCAGTCCCACCATTCCTAAAAGCCTGGTCTTTTTCAAGACTGATAGAGGAAAGGCAGAGGAACAAAGGAGTCCAACTTCTCCGAAAAGCACCATTTTCTCTAAGACTGAAAGAGGACCAGAAGAGAAAGAGACCTTCTCTGGAAGTCCAGTCTTTCCCAGAACTGATCAGATAAGGGACCAGGGTCCACAGAGCTGTGTTGAAAGTGTCTCTGCAACGGGAGACTatgaggatggagacagagatgatgCTGTGAAGAGCAGGGATGCCTCCGAGTGCCTTCCACCATGCCCCAGAACAACCCTGTCCCTGAACAAGAGATTTGTGCCTATAAGGAAGACTGCTGGAGTTTCAGACAAAGTTGTTGACCAAGAGGAACGCGAGGGTGAATCCTCGCAGAGAACTGTAAACAGGATTAGCATGCCTGCAAAGTTGG CTGCAGAAGAAGACCTTAATTCAGAGGAACTTACATTGGCTTTGGAGACTCAGCCAATGCAGGAGTTAACCAGTAATATGGCGTTACGCTGGTCAGATGATGACGAAGAGGAAAATGGTCCTGAAAAG tcaGCTCACTCGCCCAGCCCAGTCTTCCCACAGGAGAATGACCTCCCTCAGCCAAGCAACCAAGGTCTCTCCCCAAACACCCACGACCACCGTTCCCCCCAACACAGACATAGCCCCTGCCTCGTCCCCATGAAACGCACTCACAACTTCGAAGGCGCCGCGTGCGAGGAGGGGGAGAGCCAGTCCAAGTGCATCCGGAAGAAGTTCACCTTCAAGGGCATGTATGgagccccctctccctctcttctcagacAGGCTGCAGGTAGGAGCCAGGATGAGGCCAAAGGCGGAAGCACCTCTTCCCACCAGCCCCTGGCCTCCTCCAGCCGCCTCTCTCCCCCCACAGACGGCCAGGGTTATGGGGGAGTGGTGCGCTACTATTGGGGTGTGCCTTTCTGTCCACGGGGGCAGAACCCAGACGCCTACACACAG GTGATCCTGTCCCAGCTGGAGGTGTATGAGAAGAGCCTGAAGGAGGCCCAGAGGGGTCTGCTGAGGAAGGCAGGCTGGGGGGAGCCAGTCCTCCCTGGGCCCCCAGAGAAACCCTTCTCCAGGAGGGGACGCCTCGAGAGACGCAGGGCCCCACGACTcctggaagaagaggagagagggggaaaacgtCAGGAAGAGCTAGTGGAGGTGGtagaagatgatgatgatgatgaagaggagggagagaagagggcgAGACAGCTGTCACGGTGGGGGGTggaagggggagggaagagaggaaggcagGAGTGGAAGGACTGCCAGGATCTGTTTGTGTCCTCTCCTGAACAAGAGGAA AAATCTCCCTCCCCTGTATTTCATGCAGATACCAGTCAGCTAATTCTACTTCAACG GAGACTTGGCCTTAGAAGAAAAGAGGAAAGAGTAGCAGAAAAACAACCACCTGacttactggaggagagggaggaagatgagaaTGAAGAAAAGATGGATGAtaaagagggtggagagaagagggaggaggaagaagtgGATGTCAGAGGCTTACAAGTTCCAG AGACCCAACTCAGTGACGACAGCACTCAAGACCTCATGGTCACCAGCCCTGCACAG CCCCAGCCAGAGAGCCAGTCCCTGCCTCAGATCCAGACCTTTCTTTCATCACCCCGTCCTCTGGAACAGTGTGAAGAGGGGATGTTggtggttggagaggaggaggggcggAGGAGTAGCCCTGTGGGGATCCCTGCTGTAGGAGAGGATGTTCAGATGGAGGAGGATATCCCAGAGCCTGCCTTCCCTCGGAGCCCCAACATGGACTGTCCCATGTGCATGCGTCTCTTCCCCCTGACGGAGATTGAGATGCACGCTGCCTACTGTGACGGTACCACCGGTATCAtggaggaggaaatggagagCCACTCTCAGG TTTCAGTCAAGGCTCGTAGGAAGAGGACCAGAAGGGGTGAGAACATTGGAGAGGAGCAGCCCAGCTCTTCTGGCTCTGGCAA GGTGGTACAGGGAGAGAAGTGCTTCCTGTGTCAGCAACTATTTCCTCTCAAGTACCAGTTCTCCAAGGCTGCACCCAGAGACGGACAG AGTGGAGACTTGCTGAGTGCTCTGGACCAGACAGAGCATATATATTCAG GGACTGCTGAGGCCAAACCATGTGTTACTACCGTCAATAACCAACAAAG TGGCCTGATTGATGATCTGGACACAGCAGAATCTGGGGGAAGAGGAGACTTCAGCGCCCCAGGTTTCAGA GGGAAAGTGTCTCCCAGCCTTTCCGTCTCTGAGTAG
- the LOC118390047 gene encoding BRCA1-A complex subunit RAP80-like isoform X1, whose product MPPRKKRENRGTDDCPRKRRRAQEEGNVVISDRDEDEDFRPTSSSRGERKREKESRTRSNEMTEEEMLDLAMRLSKQEASSAALRQRQEEEAVRKAIAESLYADSPTHPHSESSLGSGSPTQQCQNSPPEGESSIQPPRCKLSYPNHGVADREGACGGGVHVGMAPSDRRGKKEGSPLLDMPDLSQTQKVYSQSSPLSQASTSVPLPSSQEEGSSQRNLFRDCSAKAIESQDYNNSTKSDSQSQLRIKSPGFPSTTAPQANKPVLCLEKLSQDLLVDCQASGFLLKGHPSLTLPTKSQKSQSYQPKSPTFSNTPVFSKTERGVEPGQSSPSFPKSAMFSNCDSGEEEKEASPTIPKSLVFFKTDRGKAEEQRSPTSPKSTIFSKTERGPEEKETFSGSPVFPRTDQIRDQGPQSCVESVSATGDYEDGDRDDAVKSRDASECLPPCPRTTLSLNKRFVPIRKTAGVSDKVVDQEEREGESSQRTVNRISMPAKLAAEEDLNSEELTLALETQPMQELTSNMALRWSDDDEEENGPEKSAHSPSPVFPQENDLPQPSNQGLSPNTHDHRSPQHRHSPCLVPMKRTHNFEGAACEEGESQSKCIRKKFTFKGMYGAPSPSLLRQAAGRSQDEAKGGSTSSHQPLASSSRLSPPTDGQGYGGVVRYYWGVPFCPRGQNPDAYTQVILSQLEVYEKSLKEAQRGLLRKAGWGEPVLPGPPEKPFSRRGRLERRRAPRLLEEEERGGKRQEELVEVVEDDDDDEEEGEKRARQLSRWGVEGGGKRGRQEWKDCQDLFVSSPEQEEKSPSPVFHADTSQLILLQRRLGLRRKEERVAEKQPPDLLEEREEDENEEKMDDKEGGEKREEEEVDVRGLQVPETQLSDDSTQDLMVTSPAQPQPESQSLPQIQTFLSSPRPLEQCEEGMLVVGEEEGRRSSPVGIPAVGEDVQMEEDIPEPAFPRSPNMDCPMCMRLFPLTEIEMHAAYCDGTTGIMEEEMESHSQVSVKARRKRTRRGENIGEEQPSSSGSGKVVQGEKCFLCQQLFPLKYQFSKAAPRDGQSGDLLSALDQTEHIYSGTAEAKPCVTTVNNQQSGLIDDLDTAESGGRGDFSAPGFRVSTSPIQSFTLSQKPQTALSTSNANALPLPPLPPPGPAKKEIKAIVFKKMGKCLPAFPSLSRTRT is encoded by the exons ATGCCTCCTCGGAAAAAGCGAGAGAACAGAGGCACGGATGATTGTCCCAGGAAACGACGACGAGCTCAGGAAGAGGGCAATGTCGTCATCTCAGACAGAGACGAG GATGAAGACTTCAGACCGACATCATCATCAAGAGGGGAGCGCAAACGGGAGAAGGAGAGTAGAACACGATCAAACG AGATGACCGAGGAGGAGATGCTGGACCTGGCCATGAGACTGAGTAAACAGGAGGCCAGCAGCGCTGCTCTCCGGCAACGACAGGAGGAAGAGGCCGTGAGGAAGGCCATCGCTGAAAGCCTCTAC GCAGACAGCCCTACTCACCCCCACTCAGAATCTTCGCTCGGGTCAGGGAGCCCTACACAACAATGTCAAAATTCTCctccagagggagagagcagcataCAGCCACCCAGGTGTAAACTCTCCTACCCTAACCATGGTGTGGCTGACAGGGAGGGAGCCTGCGGTGGAGGTGTTCATGTAGGGATGGCTCCCTCAGACAGGAGGGGGAAGAAGGAGGGAAGCCCATTACTAGATATGCCTGACCTGTCTCAGACCCAGAAGGTCTATTCCCAGTCCTCCCCCCTCAGCCAAGCTTCCACCTCAGTGCCTCTCCCATCCTCACAG GAAGAGGGGTCTTCTCAGAGGAACCTTTTCCGAGACTGCTCAGCCAAGGCAATTGAATCTCAGGACTACAACAACTCCACAAAGAGTGACTCCCAGTCCCAACTCAGGATCAAGTCCCCTGGTTTCCCTTCCACTACGGCTCCCCAAGCCAACAAACCTGTCCTGTGCCTGGAGAAGCTTAGCCAGGACCTCCTAGTAGACTGTCAGGCCTCTGGGTTCCTACTAAAGGGTCATCCCAGCTTAACACTTCCCACAAAGTCCCAGAAATCTCAATCTTATCAGCCCAAGAGCCCCACATTCTCCAATACCCCTGTGTTTTCcaaaacagagagaggtgtggaacCAGGCCAAAGTAGTCCCTCCTTTCCTAAAAGCGCCATGTTCTCTAATTGTGATTCAGGAGAGGAAGAAAAAGAGGCCAGTCCCACCATTCCTAAAAGCCTGGTCTTTTTCAAGACTGATAGAGGAAAGGCAGAGGAACAAAGGAGTCCAACTTCTCCGAAAAGCACCATTTTCTCTAAGACTGAAAGAGGACCAGAAGAGAAAGAGACCTTCTCTGGAAGTCCAGTCTTTCCCAGAACTGATCAGATAAGGGACCAGGGTCCACAGAGCTGTGTTGAAAGTGTCTCTGCAACGGGAGACTatgaggatggagacagagatgatgCTGTGAAGAGCAGGGATGCCTCCGAGTGCCTTCCACCATGCCCCAGAACAACCCTGTCCCTGAACAAGAGATTTGTGCCTATAAGGAAGACTGCTGGAGTTTCAGACAAAGTTGTTGACCAAGAGGAACGCGAGGGTGAATCCTCGCAGAGAACTGTAAACAGGATTAGCATGCCTGCAAAGTTGG CTGCAGAAGAAGACCTTAATTCAGAGGAACTTACATTGGCTTTGGAGACTCAGCCAATGCAGGAGTTAACCAGTAATATGGCGTTACGCTGGTCAGATGATGACGAAGAGGAAAATGGTCCTGAAAAG tcaGCTCACTCGCCCAGCCCAGTCTTCCCACAGGAGAATGACCTCCCTCAGCCAAGCAACCAAGGTCTCTCCCCAAACACCCACGACCACCGTTCCCCCCAACACAGACATAGCCCCTGCCTCGTCCCCATGAAACGCACTCACAACTTCGAAGGCGCCGCGTGCGAGGAGGGGGAGAGCCAGTCCAAGTGCATCCGGAAGAAGTTCACCTTCAAGGGCATGTATGgagccccctctccctctcttctcagacAGGCTGCAGGTAGGAGCCAGGATGAGGCCAAAGGCGGAAGCACCTCTTCCCACCAGCCCCTGGCCTCCTCCAGCCGCCTCTCTCCCCCCACAGACGGCCAGGGTTATGGGGGAGTGGTGCGCTACTATTGGGGTGTGCCTTTCTGTCCACGGGGGCAGAACCCAGACGCCTACACACAG GTGATCCTGTCCCAGCTGGAGGTGTATGAGAAGAGCCTGAAGGAGGCCCAGAGGGGTCTGCTGAGGAAGGCAGGCTGGGGGGAGCCAGTCCTCCCTGGGCCCCCAGAGAAACCCTTCTCCAGGAGGGGACGCCTCGAGAGACGCAGGGCCCCACGACTcctggaagaagaggagagagggggaaaacgtCAGGAAGAGCTAGTGGAGGTGGtagaagatgatgatgatgatgaagaggagggagagaagagggcgAGACAGCTGTCACGGTGGGGGGTggaagggggagggaagagaggaaggcagGAGTGGAAGGACTGCCAGGATCTGTTTGTGTCCTCTCCTGAACAAGAGGAA AAATCTCCCTCCCCTGTATTTCATGCAGATACCAGTCAGCTAATTCTACTTCAACG GAGACTTGGCCTTAGAAGAAAAGAGGAAAGAGTAGCAGAAAAACAACCACCTGacttactggaggagagggaggaagatgagaaTGAAGAAAAGATGGATGAtaaagagggtggagagaagagggaggaggaagaagtgGATGTCAGAGGCTTACAAGTTCCAG AGACCCAACTCAGTGACGACAGCACTCAAGACCTCATGGTCACCAGCCCTGCACAG CCCCAGCCAGAGAGCCAGTCCCTGCCTCAGATCCAGACCTTTCTTTCATCACCCCGTCCTCTGGAACAGTGTGAAGAGGGGATGTTggtggttggagaggaggaggggcggAGGAGTAGCCCTGTGGGGATCCCTGCTGTAGGAGAGGATGTTCAGATGGAGGAGGATATCCCAGAGCCTGCCTTCCCTCGGAGCCCCAACATGGACTGTCCCATGTGCATGCGTCTCTTCCCCCTGACGGAGATTGAGATGCACGCTGCCTACTGTGACGGTACCACCGGTATCAtggaggaggaaatggagagCCACTCTCAGG TTTCAGTCAAGGCTCGTAGGAAGAGGACCAGAAGGGGTGAGAACATTGGAGAGGAGCAGCCCAGCTCTTCTGGCTCTGGCAA GGTGGTACAGGGAGAGAAGTGCTTCCTGTGTCAGCAACTATTTCCTCTCAAGTACCAGTTCTCCAAGGCTGCACCCAGAGACGGACAG AGTGGAGACTTGCTGAGTGCTCTGGACCAGACAGAGCATATATATTCAG GGACTGCTGAGGCCAAACCATGTGTTACTACCGTCAATAACCAACAAAG TGGCCTGATTGATGATCTGGACACAGCAGAATCTGGGGGAAGAGGAGACTTCAGCGCCCCAGGTTTCAGAGTGAGCACCTCGCCCATCCAATCCTTCACCCTGTCTCAGAAGCCACAGACTGCCTTATCGACTTCTAACGCCAAtgctcttcctctacctcctcttcctcctccaggcCCAGCCAAAAAAGAGATTAAAGcaatagtttttaaaaaaat GGGAAAGTGTCTCCCAGCCTTTCCGTCTCTGAGTAGGACGAGGACCTAG
- the LOC118390047 gene encoding BRCA1-A complex subunit RAP80-like isoform X6 has translation MPPRKKRENRGTDDCPRKRRRAQEEGNVVISDRDEDEDFRPTSSSRGERKREKESRTRSNEMTEEEMLDLAMRLSKQEASSAALRQRQEEEAVRKAIAESLYEEGSSQRNLFRDCSAKAIESQDYNNSTKSDSQSQLRIKSPGFPSTTAPQANKPVLCLEKLSQDLLVDCQASGFLLKGHPSLTLPTKSQKSQSYQPKSPTFSNTPVFSKTERGVEPGQSSPSFPKSAMFSNCDSGEEEKEASPTIPKSLVFFKTDRGKAEEQRSPTSPKSTIFSKTERGPEEKETFSGSPVFPRTDQIRDQGPQSCVESVSATGDYEDGDRDDAVKSRDASECLPPCPRTTLSLNKRFVPIRKTAGVSDKVVDQEEREGESSQRTVNRISMPAKLAAEEDLNSEELTLALETQPMQELTSNMALRWSDDDEEENGPEKSAHSPSPVFPQENDLPQPSNQGLSPNTHDHRSPQHRHSPCLVPMKRTHNFEGAACEEGESQSKCIRKKFTFKGMYGAPSPSLLRQAAGRSQDEAKGGSTSSHQPLASSSRLSPPTDGQGYGGVVRYYWGVPFCPRGQNPDAYTQVILSQLEVYEKSLKEAQRGLLRKAGWGEPVLPGPPEKPFSRRGRLERRRAPRLLEEEERGGKRQEELVEVVEDDDDDEEEGEKRARQLSRWGVEGGGKRGRQEWKDCQDLFVSSPEQEEKSPSPVFHADTSQLILLQRRLGLRRKEERVAEKQPPDLLEEREEDENEEKMDDKEGGEKREEEEVDVRGLQVPETQLSDDSTQDLMVTSPAQPQPESQSLPQIQTFLSSPRPLEQCEEGMLVVGEEEGRRSSPVGIPAVGEDVQMEEDIPEPAFPRSPNMDCPMCMRLFPLTEIEMHAAYCDGTTGIMEEEMESHSQVSVKARRKRTRRGENIGEEQPSSSGSGKVVQGEKCFLCQQLFPLKYQFSKAAPRDGQSGDLLSALDQTEHIYSGTAEAKPCVTTVNNQQSGLIDDLDTAESGGRGDFSAPGFRVSTSPIQSFTLSQKPQTALSTSNANALPLPPLPPPGPAKKEIKAIVFKKMGKCLPAFPSLSRTRT, from the exons ATGCCTCCTCGGAAAAAGCGAGAGAACAGAGGCACGGATGATTGTCCCAGGAAACGACGACGAGCTCAGGAAGAGGGCAATGTCGTCATCTCAGACAGAGACGAG GATGAAGACTTCAGACCGACATCATCATCAAGAGGGGAGCGCAAACGGGAGAAGGAGAGTAGAACACGATCAAACG AGATGACCGAGGAGGAGATGCTGGACCTGGCCATGAGACTGAGTAAACAGGAGGCCAGCAGCGCTGCTCTCCGGCAACGACAGGAGGAAGAGGCCGTGAGGAAGGCCATCGCTGAAAGCCTCTAC GAAGAGGGGTCTTCTCAGAGGAACCTTTTCCGAGACTGCTCAGCCAAGGCAATTGAATCTCAGGACTACAACAACTCCACAAAGAGTGACTCCCAGTCCCAACTCAGGATCAAGTCCCCTGGTTTCCCTTCCACTACGGCTCCCCAAGCCAACAAACCTGTCCTGTGCCTGGAGAAGCTTAGCCAGGACCTCCTAGTAGACTGTCAGGCCTCTGGGTTCCTACTAAAGGGTCATCCCAGCTTAACACTTCCCACAAAGTCCCAGAAATCTCAATCTTATCAGCCCAAGAGCCCCACATTCTCCAATACCCCTGTGTTTTCcaaaacagagagaggtgtggaacCAGGCCAAAGTAGTCCCTCCTTTCCTAAAAGCGCCATGTTCTCTAATTGTGATTCAGGAGAGGAAGAAAAAGAGGCCAGTCCCACCATTCCTAAAAGCCTGGTCTTTTTCAAGACTGATAGAGGAAAGGCAGAGGAACAAAGGAGTCCAACTTCTCCGAAAAGCACCATTTTCTCTAAGACTGAAAGAGGACCAGAAGAGAAAGAGACCTTCTCTGGAAGTCCAGTCTTTCCCAGAACTGATCAGATAAGGGACCAGGGTCCACAGAGCTGTGTTGAAAGTGTCTCTGCAACGGGAGACTatgaggatggagacagagatgatgCTGTGAAGAGCAGGGATGCCTCCGAGTGCCTTCCACCATGCCCCAGAACAACCCTGTCCCTGAACAAGAGATTTGTGCCTATAAGGAAGACTGCTGGAGTTTCAGACAAAGTTGTTGACCAAGAGGAACGCGAGGGTGAATCCTCGCAGAGAACTGTAAACAGGATTAGCATGCCTGCAAAGTTGG CTGCAGAAGAAGACCTTAATTCAGAGGAACTTACATTGGCTTTGGAGACTCAGCCAATGCAGGAGTTAACCAGTAATATGGCGTTACGCTGGTCAGATGATGACGAAGAGGAAAATGGTCCTGAAAAG tcaGCTCACTCGCCCAGCCCAGTCTTCCCACAGGAGAATGACCTCCCTCAGCCAAGCAACCAAGGTCTCTCCCCAAACACCCACGACCACCGTTCCCCCCAACACAGACATAGCCCCTGCCTCGTCCCCATGAAACGCACTCACAACTTCGAAGGCGCCGCGTGCGAGGAGGGGGAGAGCCAGTCCAAGTGCATCCGGAAGAAGTTCACCTTCAAGGGCATGTATGgagccccctctccctctcttctcagacAGGCTGCAGGTAGGAGCCAGGATGAGGCCAAAGGCGGAAGCACCTCTTCCCACCAGCCCCTGGCCTCCTCCAGCCGCCTCTCTCCCCCCACAGACGGCCAGGGTTATGGGGGAGTGGTGCGCTACTATTGGGGTGTGCCTTTCTGTCCACGGGGGCAGAACCCAGACGCCTACACACAG GTGATCCTGTCCCAGCTGGAGGTGTATGAGAAGAGCCTGAAGGAGGCCCAGAGGGGTCTGCTGAGGAAGGCAGGCTGGGGGGAGCCAGTCCTCCCTGGGCCCCCAGAGAAACCCTTCTCCAGGAGGGGACGCCTCGAGAGACGCAGGGCCCCACGACTcctggaagaagaggagagagggggaaaacgtCAGGAAGAGCTAGTGGAGGTGGtagaagatgatgatgatgatgaagaggagggagagaagagggcgAGACAGCTGTCACGGTGGGGGGTggaagggggagggaagagaggaaggcagGAGTGGAAGGACTGCCAGGATCTGTTTGTGTCCTCTCCTGAACAAGAGGAA AAATCTCCCTCCCCTGTATTTCATGCAGATACCAGTCAGCTAATTCTACTTCAACG GAGACTTGGCCTTAGAAGAAAAGAGGAAAGAGTAGCAGAAAAACAACCACCTGacttactggaggagagggaggaagatgagaaTGAAGAAAAGATGGATGAtaaagagggtggagagaagagggaggaggaagaagtgGATGTCAGAGGCTTACAAGTTCCAG AGACCCAACTCAGTGACGACAGCACTCAAGACCTCATGGTCACCAGCCCTGCACAG CCCCAGCCAGAGAGCCAGTCCCTGCCTCAGATCCAGACCTTTCTTTCATCACCCCGTCCTCTGGAACAGTGTGAAGAGGGGATGTTggtggttggagaggaggaggggcggAGGAGTAGCCCTGTGGGGATCCCTGCTGTAGGAGAGGATGTTCAGATGGAGGAGGATATCCCAGAGCCTGCCTTCCCTCGGAGCCCCAACATGGACTGTCCCATGTGCATGCGTCTCTTCCCCCTGACGGAGATTGAGATGCACGCTGCCTACTGTGACGGTACCACCGGTATCAtggaggaggaaatggagagCCACTCTCAGG TTTCAGTCAAGGCTCGTAGGAAGAGGACCAGAAGGGGTGAGAACATTGGAGAGGAGCAGCCCAGCTCTTCTGGCTCTGGCAA GGTGGTACAGGGAGAGAAGTGCTTCCTGTGTCAGCAACTATTTCCTCTCAAGTACCAGTTCTCCAAGGCTGCACCCAGAGACGGACAG AGTGGAGACTTGCTGAGTGCTCTGGACCAGACAGAGCATATATATTCAG GGACTGCTGAGGCCAAACCATGTGTTACTACCGTCAATAACCAACAAAG TGGCCTGATTGATGATCTGGACACAGCAGAATCTGGGGGAAGAGGAGACTTCAGCGCCCCAGGTTTCAGAGTGAGCACCTCGCCCATCCAATCCTTCACCCTGTCTCAGAAGCCACAGACTGCCTTATCGACTTCTAACGCCAAtgctcttcctctacctcctcttcctcctccaggcCCAGCCAAAAAAGAGATTAAAGcaatagtttttaaaaaaat GGGAAAGTGTCTCCCAGCCTTTCCGTCTCTGAGTAGGACGAGGACCTAG